A genomic segment from Lasioglossum baleicum chromosome 5, iyLasBale1, whole genome shotgun sequence encodes:
- the Nup188 gene encoding nuclear pore complex protein Nup188 isoform X1: protein MDGHAVESLPYCKELWLLISDTVCRCEKQLVEDEIKKETKLLKEGLLFFKPYTEASLRNIPKNDPSPRMYELIGKLAPLLNLDATLTWDLVCNFIKYEYRNCTETFVSQLIDFSSMKALIDDIWNFYYSERMTLIKCLKLMVEYKDNEHRYQKEFAKFFDDVLFGTLLESIRKQIEMLKTVNPPVRSQLCTEEYLHRLYNSSLVEMRELLHILTVIIHDIHIADTEFLKLYESIGGEPKRLASTKSHEDKKVIARKIKEIHHSQAALILVALDVRKHPDMEDWVRSVRNSMQEIFEQKCIRDNNPQDSPLFLSWMLANYAIDSDNMDTLSRFRPFGIKAIQLDVFRYLQDLMNSEMICEKTHYAEVVRNSVYNLMTLVCVFVDEDKLGTLNGIFDAVAATIQFPETAARFWQEREDSFWPIYKFASEQFPHEFEPLTNIAIGLASASKSSAKRIAVELENLRSLTLELPRQRDHNKPLKPYQQECTIHKNSYTILEDTIRENVRILSSDREVVIFRQKASYWDALHHKIEQLFSQAGGRVSNINEISKNLPENVSQGLKLLKKLAKYIGIRQSMVIPTELSFEIINRFSYPVLPEEKMYIYKTVAACISISSELIPEYPEEILARMRAGVYPRFNNRYQKALDFAEAVSFDGGIIASWLSAIETIAHSYPILNAYLDILSNYLIRKYNEEALYTVEIPGMVFLLQGVLPKLDSWYFDSDAERTDLWLKCMYCLHRALETSLSKDDIRNELQLVVAYSLLYLEPRHALLKLIRTGERTLHNKMMVETDWIRGKGLKAITSVQLALSVVNRLLIFRKSLGLRREDRSPLETALYSSPRVPNGLLIVPTIVNYLYVWFSPPLQAMAVRLLKKFAEGSSMSLLVCMGMDGTAIRETFASRRGLMSPTCVADVKVAILELVAVCLEKQPGLTEALFNIVHPAECNRIFPRSVEEFFTEGCRQFLDKYLSRIYERENIVCDQLYNSTMALLRAMWYHRNEILVNFFRKRDKFWTHLLAPLFRDLVPTAKGYSHLLDIITLELFKNSLLEDDFSMNLRKLMDKSKPYWKNLAVYILKDELSSCDSDGEQSPSKREKYDSNASVGCSLYETNLESWYNFVVTLTDERIAVNYPVNVIQAQLITQRSLESLLERVKQSHDPANRKVTMLLASLSLRCITSWKQMCVDDSRIFKSGLMQLMQEISQAYRCYGKSLRQTLVSLLLGCVQCVKSTLREDATSLEYLLAHSCTIAASELEELKEAAIRFEKQNRQSQQYQQYQQYQLQPIAVSGTVDEKGTIAQGNVTAQKNVDERNAETLRGVRESLPATLAVCMVTQLLRSYVERSSLSKRQRKSGCVQLRQMIPELTACIGITMQKYPYLRFSSAALNLLNLIVRSPYTLHPINENDIAKLWLSLIPPAEIGNSMLDSLYQDWPNANWRCQDWWPLYTLGLEFVTGLVTRETATVHIKSILMFLNSHEHQLMVVSTLLRHTADLLAADLVQSLVALIHTMATQPYVWNSVQPNVCETLIKCMYLAYDNTVNLLLRPRILKFIIDGISVESAEELESCDKKSPSGELKLLVNKLIVINTTCALSFVHFSPRLNTLVDTIYTQDFWYTPMAEMNFGPPQMSMSSGPRLTYGTIISSTQLFTQALHSRSQPAGSSSISFTGQADKTDSAKREWEHATPEDRRMHSSKDLRRIIHAAAAAASSGSASRSSSSSSNVGGDFLVYVSGLDVTVPLLSSPRLVRRPYDPLICENTILSRATALTSGRHVSKAGSGGTTAANTGTTGSPVVAKYQKFRDPWFESMDENNTRLALEVNLVLILCQALEGVRSPRIALRDRQLIARETVTELGVFFDFLEHRGTPDNWPVEGSLINADSKSARTIDLAIDPCQTILPARLKQGEGRRPEENVFTTGTFTTNVSSVQFLPLMGKLLKAVVESLDLTQYR from the exons ATGGACGGACACGCTGTCGAGAGTTTACC TTACTGCAAGGAGTTATGGCTCTTAATATCGGATACGGTATGCCGGTGCGAGAAACAGCTCGTCGAAGACGAAATTAAAAAGGAGACGAAATTGCTCAAGGAGGGTCTTTTGTTCTTCAAGCCATACACAGAAGCCTCCCTTCGTAACATTCCAAAAAATGATCCTTCTCCCCGAATGTACGAACTGATTGGCAAACTGGCTCCTCTTTTG AATTTAGATGCTACGCTTACCTGGGACCTGGTCTGTAATTTCATCAAGTACGAGTATCGCAACTGTACGGAAACCTTTGTGTCTCAACTGATAGATTTCTCTTCGATGAAGGCATTGATCGACGATATTTGGAACTTTTATTACTCCGAAAGAATGACCCTGATAAAGTGCCTTAAACTCATGGTCGAATACAAAGACAATGAACATCGTTACCAAAAGGAGTTTGCCAAATTTTTCGACGACGTTCTATTCGGTACCCTGTTGGAATCCATTAGAAAACAAATAGAAATGCTGAAGACAGTGAACCCACCAGTTCGGTCGCAGCTGTGCACGGAAGAGTACTTGCACAGGCTGTACAACAGTAGCCTCGTCGAAATGCGAGAATTACTTCACATTTTGACGGTCATTATTCACGATATACATATCGCTGACACCGAATTTTTGAAGTTATACGAAAGTATCGGG GGAGAGCCGAAACGTTTGGCAAGTACCAAGAGTCACGAAGACAAAAAGGTGATTGCTAGGAAAATCAAAGAAATTCATCATAGTCAAGCGGCGTTGATCCTAGTAGCGTTGGACGTGAGAAAACA CCCCGACATGGAAGATTGGGTTAGAAGCGTGAGAAACAGTATGCAGGAAATCTTCGAGCAGAAATGTATCCGCGACAACAACCCGCAAGACAGTCCGCTATTTCTGTCATGGATGTTAGCAAACTACGCAATCGATTCCGATAATATGGACACGTTGTCGCGGTTCCGGCCGTTCGGCATCAAAGCGATCCAACTTGACGTTTTCCGTTATTTACAGGACTTGATGAACAGCGAGATGATTTGCGAGAAAACTCATTATGCCGAGGTCGTGCGCAACAGCGTGTACAATCTGATGACGTTAGTGTGCGTTTTCGTCGACGAAGACAAACTCGGCACGTTGAACGGTATCTTCGACGCGGTAGCTGCAACGATACAGTTTCCCGAGACGGCCGCTCGATTCTGGCAAGAACGCGAGGACAGTTTCTGGCCGATCTACAAATTCGCTTCGGAACAATTTCCGCACGAGTTCGAGCCTCTGACCAACATTGCAATTGGATTGGCTAGCGCCTCGAAATCGAGCGCCAAGAGGATTGCCGTCGAATTGGAAAATCTGCGCTCGTTGACACTGGAATTGCCGCGGCAACGGGACCACAACAAGCCGTTGAAGCCTTACCAACAGGAATGCACGATCCATAAGAACTCGTACACCATATTGGAGGACACCATTCGAGAAAACGTACGCATACTGTCGAGCGACCGTGAAGTAGTGATATTCCGACAAAAAGCGAGCTACTGGGATGCTCTACACCACAAGATAGAACAACTATTCTCTCAAGCGGGCGGCAGAGTTTCAAATATTAATGAGATCAGCAAAAACTTACCAGAGAACGTGTCGCAGGGTCTAAAATTGCTGAAGAAGCTGGCAAAATACATAGGGATTCGTCAGAGCATGGTCATTCCGACGGAATTAAGCTTCGAAATTATCAACCGATTCTCCTATCCGGTACTGCCCGAGGAGAAAATGTACATATACAAGACAGTTGCGGCGTGCATCAGCATTTCCTCCGAGCTGATCCCCGAGTATCCCGAGGAGATTCTTGCTAGAATGCGCGCGGGCGTTTATCCGAGGTTCAACAACCGGTACCAGAAGGCGTTGGACTTTGCGGAGGCGGTCTCGTTCGATGGCGGTATAATCGCATCCTGGCTGTCGGCGATAGAAACGATCGCCCATTCCTACCCGATCTTGAACGCGTACCTAGACATCCTCTCCAACTATTTGATCCGGAAATACAACGAGGAAGCTCTGTACACGGTCGAGATACCAGGAATGGTGTTCTTACTGCAAGGTGTCTTGCCGAAGTTGGACTCCTGGTACTTTGACTCGGACGCCGAGAGGACCGATCTGTGGTTGAAGTGCATGTACTGTCTTCACAGAGCGCTCGAGACTAGCCTCTCGAAAGACGATATCCGCAACGAACTACAGCTGGTGGTCGCGTATAGTTTATTGTACCTGGAACCGAGGCACGCGCTTCTCAAACTGATCCGAACCGGCGAGCGTACCTTGCACAACAAGATGATGGTAGAGACCGATTGGATTCGCGGAAAAGGATTGAAGGCGATCACAAGCGTGCAGCTGGCGCTGTCGGTGGTAAATAGGTTACTGATATTCAGAAAGTCATTGGGTCTTCGGAGAGAGGACAGATCGCCGTTGGAAACTGCGTTGTACTCGTCGCCGCGCGTGCCGAACGGTCTTCTGATAGTACCGACGATCGTGAATTACCTTTACGTTTGGTTCAGTCCGCCGTTGCAGGCGATGGCGGTCAGACTGTTGAAAAAGTTTGCCGAAGGATCTTCGATGTCCCTACTGGTCTGCATGGGCATGGACGGGACGGCCATACGAGAGACATTCGCATCCCGCAGAGGATTGATGTCACCGACCTGCGTGGCCGACGTCAAAGTCGCGATTCTTGAGCTGGTCGCCGTTTGCCTAGAGAAACAACCCGGACTAACGGAAGCCCTCTTCAACATCGTACACCCGGCAGAATGCAACAGAATCTTCCCGCGGTCGGTCGAGGAGTTCTTTACGGAGGGCTGTAGACAGTTCTTGGACAAATACCTGAGCCGGATCTACGAGAGGGAGAACATCGTGTGCGATCAACTATACAACAGCACGATGGCGTTGCTGCGAGCAATGTGGTACCATAGGAACGAGATCCTGGTCAACTTCTTCCGCAAACGAGACAAATTTTGGACTCACCTGCTCGCTCCACTGTTCAGGGATCTCGTTCCAACCGCGAAAGGCTATTCCCACCTGCTTGATATAATCACTCTGGAGCTGTTCAAGAACTCCTTACTGGAGGACGATTTCTCCATGAACCTGAGGAAACTGATGGACAAGTCGAAGCCTTACTGGAAGAACCTGGCGGTATACATATTGAAGGACGAGCTGTCGAGCTGCGATAGTGACGGCGAGCAATCGCCGAGCAAGCGCGAAAAGTACGACAGCAACGCGTCTGTGGGTTGTTCGTTGTACGAGACCAATTTGGAGTCCTGGTACAATTTTGTGGTAACGTTAACGGATGAAAGGATCGCCGTCAACTATCCCGTGAACGTGATCCAAGCGCAGTTGATAACCCAACGCTCTCTCGAATCGCTTCTCGAGCGAGTGAAACAGTCCCACGACCCCGCCAACCGTAAAGTCACGATGCTGTTGGCTTCGTTGTCGCTGCGGTGCATCACCTCTTGGAAGCAGATGTGCGTCGACGACTCGAGGATCTTTAAGTCAGGATTGATGCAACTGATGCAAGAGATCAGCCAGGCGTACCGTTGCTACGGGAAATCGTTGCGGCAAACACTGGTATCTTTGCTTCTAGGATGCGTTCAATGCGTGAAGAGCACGTTACGCGAGGACGCGACCAGCCTCGAGTATCTCTTGGCGCACTCCTGCACGATCGCTGCGAGCGAGCTGGAGGAATTGAAGGAGGCAGCGATACGGTTTGAGAAGCAGAACCGGCAGTCCCAGCAGTATCAACAGTACCAACAGTACCAGCTGCAACCGATCGCTGTATCCGGTACGGTAGACGAGAAGGGGACGATCGCCCAGGGCAATGTCACTGCCCAGAAGAACGTCGACGAGAGGAACGCGGAGACCTTAAGGGGTGTTCGAGAGAGTTTACCAGCGACTTTGGCAGTCTGCATGGTCACGCAACTGTTGCGTTCGTACGTGGAACGAAGCTCGCTGTCAAAACGCCAAAGAAAGTCCGGTTGCGTGCAGCTTCGACAAATGATACCCGAATTGACGGCCTGCATCGGTATCACCATGCAAAAGTACCCCTACCTGAGGTTCAGCAGCGCCGCGTTGAATCTGCTCAACTTGATCGTTCGATCGCCCTATACTCTGCACCCAATCAACGAAAACGACATCGCGAAGCTGTGGTTGAGCTTGATTCCGCCCGCGGAGATCGGTAATAGCATGCTGGATTCGCTGTACCAGGACTGGCCAAACGCGAACTGGCGATGCCAGGATTGGTGGCCGCTGTATACCTTAGGCCTAGAATTCGTGACCGGTCTCGTTACCAGAGAAACGGCTACCGTCCACATCAAGTCCATTCTAATGTTCCTGAACTCGCACGAACACCAGCTAATGGTCGTCTCGACGTTGCTCAGACACACGGCGGACCTCTTAGCCGCCGACCTGGTGCAGTCCCTCGTCGCCCTGATTCACACGATGGCGACGCAGCCCTACGTCTGGAACTCCGTGCAGCCGAACGTCTGCGAAACTTTGATCAAGTGCATGTACCTGGCATACGACAACACGGTAAACTTGCTTCTCAGGCCGCGAATCCTCAAGTTCATCATCGACGGGATCAGCGTTGAAAGCGCCGAAGAGCTGGAATCCTGCGACAAAAAATCGCCGAGCGGAGAACTGAAACTTCTAGTAAACAAGCTGATAGTGATCAACACAACCTGCGCGCTGAGCTTCGTTCACTTCTCGCCGAGACTGAACACTCTCGTCGACACGATCTACACGCAAGACTTTTGGTACACTCCGATGGCCGAGATGAATTTCGGCCCGCCTCAAATGAGCATGAGCTCGGGTCCCCGGCTGACCTACGGAACGATCATCAGCTCGACCCAACTGTTCACCCAAGCTCTCCATTCACGCTCTCAGCCGGCCGGCTCCTCGTCCATATCTTTCACCGGTCAGGCCGACAAAACGGACTCCGCGAAGAGAGAGTGGGAACACGCAACGCCGGAGGACCGACGAATGCACTCCAGCAAGGACCTCAGAAGGATCATCCATGCGGCCGCAGCCGCGGCCTCCTCCGGTTCGGCGTCGAGGTCGTCGTCCTCGTCATCGAACGTTGGCGGAGACTTTTTGGTGTATGTCAGCGGTCTGGACGTGACCGTGCCTCTGCTCAGCAGCCCGAGGCTCGTCAGAAGACCCTACGACCCACTGATATGCGAAAACACCATCCTGTCGAGGGCAACCGCTCTAACAAGCGGCAGACACGTCTCCAAAGCTGGCAGCGGCGGAACTACCGCCGCGAACACTGGAACCACCGGCAGCCCCGTTGTCGCAAAGTACCAAAAGTTTAGAGATCCCTGGTTCGAATCTATGGACGAGAACAACACCAGACTAGCGCTCGAAGTCAATCTAGTGTTGATTCTCTGTCAAGCGTTGGAGGGTGTCCGGAGTCCTCGAATCGCTCTCCGGGACCGGCAGCtcatagctcgcgaaacagtcACGGAATTGGGGGTTTTCTTCGATTTTCTAGAGCACCGAGGCACCCCCGACAACTGGCCTGTCGAGGGATCGTTGATCAACGCCGATTCGAAGAGCGCGAGAACGATCGACCTGGCGATCGATCCGTGCCAGACCATTCTACCCGCGAGGTTGAAACAGGGGGAAGGACGAAGACCCGAGGAGAACGTTTTCACCACCGGAACGTTTACGACGAACGTCAGTAGCGTACAATTTCTACCATTGATGGGAAAGCTGTTAAAAGCCGTGGTGGAATCATTGGATTTAACGCAATACCGATGA
- the Nup188 gene encoding nuclear pore complex protein Nup188 isoform X2 — protein MYPRQQPARQSAISVMDDLMNSEMICEKTHYAEVVRNSVYNLMTLVCVFVDEDKLGTLNGIFDAVAATIQFPETAARFWQEREDSFWPIYKFASEQFPHEFEPLTNIAIGLASASKSSAKRIAVELENLRSLTLELPRQRDHNKPLKPYQQECTIHKNSYTILEDTIRENVRILSSDREVVIFRQKASYWDALHHKIEQLFSQAGGRVSNINEISKNLPENVSQGLKLLKKLAKYIGIRQSMVIPTELSFEIINRFSYPVLPEEKMYIYKTVAACISISSELIPEYPEEILARMRAGVYPRFNNRYQKALDFAEAVSFDGGIIASWLSAIETIAHSYPILNAYLDILSNYLIRKYNEEALYTVEIPGMVFLLQGVLPKLDSWYFDSDAERTDLWLKCMYCLHRALETSLSKDDIRNELQLVVAYSLLYLEPRHALLKLIRTGERTLHNKMMVETDWIRGKGLKAITSVQLALSVVNRLLIFRKSLGLRREDRSPLETALYSSPRVPNGLLIVPTIVNYLYVWFSPPLQAMAVRLLKKFAEGSSMSLLVCMGMDGTAIRETFASRRGLMSPTCVADVKVAILELVAVCLEKQPGLTEALFNIVHPAECNRIFPRSVEEFFTEGCRQFLDKYLSRIYERENIVCDQLYNSTMALLRAMWYHRNEILVNFFRKRDKFWTHLLAPLFRDLVPTAKGYSHLLDIITLELFKNSLLEDDFSMNLRKLMDKSKPYWKNLAVYILKDELSSCDSDGEQSPSKREKYDSNASVGCSLYETNLESWYNFVVTLTDERIAVNYPVNVIQAQLITQRSLESLLERVKQSHDPANRKVTMLLASLSLRCITSWKQMCVDDSRIFKSGLMQLMQEISQAYRCYGKSLRQTLVSLLLGCVQCVKSTLREDATSLEYLLAHSCTIAASELEELKEAAIRFEKQNRQSQQYQQYQQYQLQPIAVSGTVDEKGTIAQGNVTAQKNVDERNAETLRGVRESLPATLAVCMVTQLLRSYVERSSLSKRQRKSGCVQLRQMIPELTACIGITMQKYPYLRFSSAALNLLNLIVRSPYTLHPINENDIAKLWLSLIPPAEIGNSMLDSLYQDWPNANWRCQDWWPLYTLGLEFVTGLVTRETATVHIKSILMFLNSHEHQLMVVSTLLRHTADLLAADLVQSLVALIHTMATQPYVWNSVQPNVCETLIKCMYLAYDNTVNLLLRPRILKFIIDGISVESAEELESCDKKSPSGELKLLVNKLIVINTTCALSFVHFSPRLNTLVDTIYTQDFWYTPMAEMNFGPPQMSMSSGPRLTYGTIISSTQLFTQALHSRSQPAGSSSISFTGQADKTDSAKREWEHATPEDRRMHSSKDLRRIIHAAAAAASSGSASRSSSSSSNVGGDFLVYVSGLDVTVPLLSSPRLVRRPYDPLICENTILSRATALTSGRHVSKAGSGGTTAANTGTTGSPVVAKYQKFRDPWFESMDENNTRLALEVNLVLILCQALEGVRSPRIALRDRQLIARETVTELGVFFDFLEHRGTPDNWPVEGSLINADSKSARTIDLAIDPCQTILPARLKQGEGRRPEENVFTTGTFTTNVSSVQFLPLMGKLLKAVVESLDLTQYR, from the exons ATGTATCCGCGACAACAACCCGCAAGACAGTCCGCTATTTCTGTCATGGAT GACTTGATGAACAGCGAGATGATTTGCGAGAAAACTCATTATGCCGAGGTCGTGCGCAACAGCGTGTACAATCTGATGACGTTAGTGTGCGTTTTCGTCGACGAAGACAAACTCGGCACGTTGAACGGTATCTTCGACGCGGTAGCTGCAACGATACAGTTTCCCGAGACGGCCGCTCGATTCTGGCAAGAACGCGAGGACAGTTTCTGGCCGATCTACAAATTCGCTTCGGAACAATTTCCGCACGAGTTCGAGCCTCTGACCAACATTGCAATTGGATTGGCTAGCGCCTCGAAATCGAGCGCCAAGAGGATTGCCGTCGAATTGGAAAATCTGCGCTCGTTGACACTGGAATTGCCGCGGCAACGGGACCACAACAAGCCGTTGAAGCCTTACCAACAGGAATGCACGATCCATAAGAACTCGTACACCATATTGGAGGACACCATTCGAGAAAACGTACGCATACTGTCGAGCGACCGTGAAGTAGTGATATTCCGACAAAAAGCGAGCTACTGGGATGCTCTACACCACAAGATAGAACAACTATTCTCTCAAGCGGGCGGCAGAGTTTCAAATATTAATGAGATCAGCAAAAACTTACCAGAGAACGTGTCGCAGGGTCTAAAATTGCTGAAGAAGCTGGCAAAATACATAGGGATTCGTCAGAGCATGGTCATTCCGACGGAATTAAGCTTCGAAATTATCAACCGATTCTCCTATCCGGTACTGCCCGAGGAGAAAATGTACATATACAAGACAGTTGCGGCGTGCATCAGCATTTCCTCCGAGCTGATCCCCGAGTATCCCGAGGAGATTCTTGCTAGAATGCGCGCGGGCGTTTATCCGAGGTTCAACAACCGGTACCAGAAGGCGTTGGACTTTGCGGAGGCGGTCTCGTTCGATGGCGGTATAATCGCATCCTGGCTGTCGGCGATAGAAACGATCGCCCATTCCTACCCGATCTTGAACGCGTACCTAGACATCCTCTCCAACTATTTGATCCGGAAATACAACGAGGAAGCTCTGTACACGGTCGAGATACCAGGAATGGTGTTCTTACTGCAAGGTGTCTTGCCGAAGTTGGACTCCTGGTACTTTGACTCGGACGCCGAGAGGACCGATCTGTGGTTGAAGTGCATGTACTGTCTTCACAGAGCGCTCGAGACTAGCCTCTCGAAAGACGATATCCGCAACGAACTACAGCTGGTGGTCGCGTATAGTTTATTGTACCTGGAACCGAGGCACGCGCTTCTCAAACTGATCCGAACCGGCGAGCGTACCTTGCACAACAAGATGATGGTAGAGACCGATTGGATTCGCGGAAAAGGATTGAAGGCGATCACAAGCGTGCAGCTGGCGCTGTCGGTGGTAAATAGGTTACTGATATTCAGAAAGTCATTGGGTCTTCGGAGAGAGGACAGATCGCCGTTGGAAACTGCGTTGTACTCGTCGCCGCGCGTGCCGAACGGTCTTCTGATAGTACCGACGATCGTGAATTACCTTTACGTTTGGTTCAGTCCGCCGTTGCAGGCGATGGCGGTCAGACTGTTGAAAAAGTTTGCCGAAGGATCTTCGATGTCCCTACTGGTCTGCATGGGCATGGACGGGACGGCCATACGAGAGACATTCGCATCCCGCAGAGGATTGATGTCACCGACCTGCGTGGCCGACGTCAAAGTCGCGATTCTTGAGCTGGTCGCCGTTTGCCTAGAGAAACAACCCGGACTAACGGAAGCCCTCTTCAACATCGTACACCCGGCAGAATGCAACAGAATCTTCCCGCGGTCGGTCGAGGAGTTCTTTACGGAGGGCTGTAGACAGTTCTTGGACAAATACCTGAGCCGGATCTACGAGAGGGAGAACATCGTGTGCGATCAACTATACAACAGCACGATGGCGTTGCTGCGAGCAATGTGGTACCATAGGAACGAGATCCTGGTCAACTTCTTCCGCAAACGAGACAAATTTTGGACTCACCTGCTCGCTCCACTGTTCAGGGATCTCGTTCCAACCGCGAAAGGCTATTCCCACCTGCTTGATATAATCACTCTGGAGCTGTTCAAGAACTCCTTACTGGAGGACGATTTCTCCATGAACCTGAGGAAACTGATGGACAAGTCGAAGCCTTACTGGAAGAACCTGGCGGTATACATATTGAAGGACGAGCTGTCGAGCTGCGATAGTGACGGCGAGCAATCGCCGAGCAAGCGCGAAAAGTACGACAGCAACGCGTCTGTGGGTTGTTCGTTGTACGAGACCAATTTGGAGTCCTGGTACAATTTTGTGGTAACGTTAACGGATGAAAGGATCGCCGTCAACTATCCCGTGAACGTGATCCAAGCGCAGTTGATAACCCAACGCTCTCTCGAATCGCTTCTCGAGCGAGTGAAACAGTCCCACGACCCCGCCAACCGTAAAGTCACGATGCTGTTGGCTTCGTTGTCGCTGCGGTGCATCACCTCTTGGAAGCAGATGTGCGTCGACGACTCGAGGATCTTTAAGTCAGGATTGATGCAACTGATGCAAGAGATCAGCCAGGCGTACCGTTGCTACGGGAAATCGTTGCGGCAAACACTGGTATCTTTGCTTCTAGGATGCGTTCAATGCGTGAAGAGCACGTTACGCGAGGACGCGACCAGCCTCGAGTATCTCTTGGCGCACTCCTGCACGATCGCTGCGAGCGAGCTGGAGGAATTGAAGGAGGCAGCGATACGGTTTGAGAAGCAGAACCGGCAGTCCCAGCAGTATCAACAGTACCAACAGTACCAGCTGCAACCGATCGCTGTATCCGGTACGGTAGACGAGAAGGGGACGATCGCCCAGGGCAATGTCACTGCCCAGAAGAACGTCGACGAGAGGAACGCGGAGACCTTAAGGGGTGTTCGAGAGAGTTTACCAGCGACTTTGGCAGTCTGCATGGTCACGCAACTGTTGCGTTCGTACGTGGAACGAAGCTCGCTGTCAAAACGCCAAAGAAAGTCCGGTTGCGTGCAGCTTCGACAAATGATACCCGAATTGACGGCCTGCATCGGTATCACCATGCAAAAGTACCCCTACCTGAGGTTCAGCAGCGCCGCGTTGAATCTGCTCAACTTGATCGTTCGATCGCCCTATACTCTGCACCCAATCAACGAAAACGACATCGCGAAGCTGTGGTTGAGCTTGATTCCGCCCGCGGAGATCGGTAATAGCATGCTGGATTCGCTGTACCAGGACTGGCCAAACGCGAACTGGCGATGCCAGGATTGGTGGCCGCTGTATACCTTAGGCCTAGAATTCGTGACCGGTCTCGTTACCAGAGAAACGGCTACCGTCCACATCAAGTCCATTCTAATGTTCCTGAACTCGCACGAACACCAGCTAATGGTCGTCTCGACGTTGCTCAGACACACGGCGGACCTCTTAGCCGCCGACCTGGTGCAGTCCCTCGTCGCCCTGATTCACACGATGGCGACGCAGCCCTACGTCTGGAACTCCGTGCAGCCGAACGTCTGCGAAACTTTGATCAAGTGCATGTACCTGGCATACGACAACACGGTAAACTTGCTTCTCAGGCCGCGAATCCTCAAGTTCATCATCGACGGGATCAGCGTTGAAAGCGCCGAAGAGCTGGAATCCTGCGACAAAAAATCGCCGAGCGGAGAACTGAAACTTCTAGTAAACAAGCTGATAGTGATCAACACAACCTGCGCGCTGAGCTTCGTTCACTTCTCGCCGAGACTGAACACTCTCGTCGACACGATCTACACGCAAGACTTTTGGTACACTCCGATGGCCGAGATGAATTTCGGCCCGCCTCAAATGAGCATGAGCTCGGGTCCCCGGCTGACCTACGGAACGATCATCAGCTCGACCCAACTGTTCACCCAAGCTCTCCATTCACGCTCTCAGCCGGCCGGCTCCTCGTCCATATCTTTCACCGGTCAGGCCGACAAAACGGACTCCGCGAAGAGAGAGTGGGAACACGCAACGCCGGAGGACCGACGAATGCACTCCAGCAAGGACCTCAGAAGGATCATCCATGCGGCCGCAGCCGCGGCCTCCTCCGGTTCGGCGTCGAGGTCGTCGTCCTCGTCATCGAACGTTGGCGGAGACTTTTTGGTGTATGTCAGCGGTCTGGACGTGACCGTGCCTCTGCTCAGCAGCCCGAGGCTCGTCAGAAGACCCTACGACCCACTGATATGCGAAAACACCATCCTGTCGAGGGCAACCGCTCTAACAAGCGGCAGACACGTCTCCAAAGCTGGCAGCGGCGGAACTACCGCCGCGAACACTGGAACCACCGGCAGCCCCGTTGTCGCAAAGTACCAAAAGTTTAGAGATCCCTGGTTCGAATCTATGGACGAGAACAACACCAGACTAGCGCTCGAAGTCAATCTAGTGTTGATTCTCTGTCAAGCGTTGGAGGGTGTCCGGAGTCCTCGAATCGCTCTCCGGGACCGGCAGCtcatagctcgcgaaacagtcACGGAATTGGGGGTTTTCTTCGATTTTCTAGAGCACCGAGGCACCCCCGACAACTGGCCTGTCGAGGGATCGTTGATCAACGCCGATTCGAAGAGCGCGAGAACGATCGACCTGGCGATCGATCCGTGCCAGACCATTCTACCCGCGAGGTTGAAACAGGGGGAAGGACGAAGACCCGAGGAGAACGTTTTCACCACCGGAACGTTTACGACGAACGTCAGTAGCGTACAATTTCTACCATTGATGGGAAAGCTGTTAAAAGCCGTGGTGGAATCATTGGATTTAACGCAATACCGATGA